A genome region from Actinomycetota bacterium includes the following:
- a CDS encoding pyruvate, water dikinase regulatory protein, protein MKPQRTVFFVSDRTGITAEILGRTLLTQFPDVEFHKHTLPFVDTVEKARTTLKEINQTARKEGRRPIVVSTLVNDDVRDVILTADALCIDLFAGFIRRLESELGMGSSHALGLSHGIGDELVYQKRIDAINYALSHDDGATTTNYGIADVILVGVSRTGKTPTSLYLAMQYGIHAANYPLTPDDFGDTRLPEPLAPYRDKLYGLTINPERLARIRNERKPESRYASLENCRGEIESANAILNKAGLHILDTTTKSVEEIAISILHDTGLMERIQR, encoded by the coding sequence ATGAAGCCCCAGCGCACGGTATTCTTTGTCTCCGACCGTACCGGCATCACCGCCGAAATCCTCGGCCGCACGCTGCTGACGCAGTTTCCCGACGTCGAGTTCCACAAGCACACCCTGCCGTTCGTGGACACGGTCGAGAAGGCGCGGACGACGCTGAAGGAAATCAATCAGACCGCACGCAAGGAAGGCCGGCGGCCGATTGTCGTCAGCACGCTCGTCAATGACGACGTGCGCGATGTGATCCTGACCGCGGACGCGCTTTGTATAGACCTGTTCGCGGGATTCATCCGCAGGCTGGAATCGGAACTCGGCATGGGATCGTCGCACGCACTGGGCCTGTCGCACGGCATCGGCGACGAGCTGGTCTATCAAAAGCGCATAGACGCCATCAACTACGCGCTCTCCCACGACGACGGCGCCACCACGACCAATTACGGCATCGCCGACGTGATTCTGGTTGGCGTCTCGCGCACCGGCAAGACCCCGACGTCGCTATATCTCGCCATGCAGTACGGTATTCACGCGGCCAACTATCCGCTCACGCCGGACGACTTCGGCGACACGCGCCTGCCCGAGCCGCTCGCACCCTATCGCGACAAGCTCTACGGGCTCACGATCAATCCCGAGCGCCTGGCGCGCATCCGCAACGAACGCAAACCGGAGAGCCGCTATGCTTCTTTGGAAAACTGCCGAGGGGAAATCGAGTCAGCCAATGCAATCTTGAACAAGGCCGGGCTACACATCCTTGATACAACCACGAAATCCGTCGAGGAGATTGCTATCTCAATCCTGCACGATACGGGGCTGATGGAGCGGATACAGCGATAG